The sequence ccatttattttttttttcccctTGGTAGTATCATatacttttgaaaagttgtAGTATGACAGCTCATGCAAATGAAAGGATTAGCGATGTATCCCCTAGTGCTAGGGGTTCAAGTTCGGAATCGAAGTATGACAAGCTCTGCCGagttcttttctttattgcaATTACAAAAAGCTCATTCACTCCGGAGCACATATTGTATAAGCATTCAATATTTACTGATAAGCCAATTTTAGCTGATATAGTTACTTTTATGTATGCGGCGTTTGTTTCCATTGGATGGTTTCTGATATGGGGGGAAAGAGCATACAGAACTCAAGAAATGGGTCAACCTCCAATGTACTCGAATATAAACTATCACCTTTTAAGTTTTAAGAAAAGACACCCCAAGAAATTTACATGTGCGTTATGGTTGGTATTTTTCCTTGCATATACGGTTTTGACAGTTTTAATTTGGTTAGTTCAGTTGATTTTTCGAAAAGGTaatgtttttcaaatgttATTGCAACTTATTATATTAGATATCGCCATTGCATTGGTCAATGTAGCAATTGCATTCACTTTTGAAATATATCTTTCACAGAAAGCCGCTATCGAGATTCGC is a genomic window of Saccharomyces cerevisiae S288C chromosome XVI, complete sequence containing:
- a CDS encoding uncharacterized protein (hypothetical protein; homozygous diploid deletion strain exhibits low budding index; physically interacts with Hsp82p; YPL257W is not an essential gene) yields the protein MTAHANERISDVSPSARGSSSESKYDKLCRVLFFIAITKSSFTPEHILYKHSIFTDKPILADIVTFMYAAFVSIGWFLIWGERAYRTQEMGQPPMYSNINYHLLSFKKRHPKKFTCALWLVFFLAYTVLTVLIWLVQLIFRKGNVFQMLLQLIILDIAIALVNVAIAFTFEIYLSQKAAIEIRDEGLNNLDTA